In Helianthus annuus cultivar XRQ/B chromosome 3, HanXRQr2.0-SUNRISE, whole genome shotgun sequence, a single window of DNA contains:
- the LOC118490529 gene encoding uncharacterized protein LOC118490529 translates to MEFVEANGKSGGLLCLWDPSVFRSTAVVKNSHYLWIKGHTFGNNQEINIFNVYAPHRASEKKVLWSNLKEIIEAGSERRNSGFNRASADDFNEFIESVGLVEYSMRGRSFTFLAPNSNKLSKIDRVLEGFDSMVVAAAGSFVGGGARADANLTLKLKHIRNVIKRWIKIESSKAKEDMIREKEELEYLDKLSETRDLNEEERWVREECSKNIRERDLAAALDLKQKSRCRRALEGDENSAFFFPQAYQ, encoded by the exons ATGGAATTTGTGGAAGCTAATGGCAAATCTGGGGGTTTGCTATGCCTTTGGGATCCAAGTGTGTTTCGTTCGACGGCGGTTGTTAAGAATAGCCATTATCTCTGGATTAAGGGTCACACGTTTGGCAACAATCAGGAGATCAACATTTTTAACGTCTATGCTCCGCATAGGGCGTCAGAGAAAAAAGTGCTTTGGTCCAATCTTAAGGAGATCATTGAGGCTGGATCAG AAAGAAGGAATTCGGGTTTTAACAGAGCAAGTGCGGATGACTTTAATGAGTTTATCGAATCGGTTGGTTTAGTTGAATACAGTATGAGAGGACGTAGCTTCACGTTTCTTGCTCCTAATTCCAACAAGCTGAGCAAGATTGATAGGGTTCTG GAGGGTTTTGATAGTATGGTGGTGGCAGCGGCTGGGTCTTTCGTTGGCGGTGGAGCTCGTGCTGACGCTAACCTTACTCTTAAACTAAAACACATCAGGAATGTAATTAAGAGATGGATTAAAATCGAGTCTAGTAAGGCTAAGGAAGACATGATCAGAGAGAAGGAGGAACTCGAGTATCTAGACAAGCTTTCTGAGACCAGGGATTtaaatgaagaagaaagatgggttaGGGAGGAATGCTCTAAGAACATCAGGGAACGGGATTTAGCAGCCGCCTTGGATCTGAAACAAAAGTCGAGATGTCGTCGGGCGTTGGAAGGTGATGAGAACTCGGCTTTTTTTTTTCCACAGGCTTATCAATAA
- the LOC110930043 gene encoding glutathione S-transferase T3-like — protein MVEPETAQKPRAKGRQWTKVEEEALAMAFTKASNCPIVGNNQTGSSFWKKTTDRFNAIMEHGEARDVESVSGKWRKMIKVVNAFNQIYNQIYLSPPSGSNEQDILNLAIAKWDSQNSTPFPHFRAWNVVRKEQKWKPVPNEVATAKRTKTSESGSYSAGGSTARCQIDINDDPEDDEDVLPIHESDRPTGRDKAKKEAVGKRKVSGSSGGGGSSGGRGEKASSKMDDLINEFRSFKEFATEKYSHKKTVSSDYARAEDFRIMRLDLDSVPEDEREVYRRMKEEVKKKWTS, from the exons ATGGTTGAACCCGAAACCGCGCAAAAACCGAGAGCAAAGGGGAGGCAATGGACGAAAGTAGAAGAGGAGGCGCTAGCTATGGCGTTTACTAAGGCCTCTAATTGCCCGATAGtcg gaaacaaccaaaCGGGTAGTAGTTTTTGGAAGAAGACAACGGATAGGTTTAACGCGATTATGGAGCATGGGGAGGCTCGTGATGTCGAATCCGTCTCGGGCAAGTGGCGAAAAATGATCAAGGTCGTCAACGCCTTTAATCAAATTTATAACCAAATTTACCTTTCTCCTCCAAGCGGGAGTAACGAGCAAGATATTCTTAACCTTGCTATCGCCAAGTGGGACTCCCAAAATTCAACGCCTTTCCCGCACTTCCGAGCATGGAACGTTGTAAGGAAAGAACAAAAATGGAAGCCGGTTCCAAATGAGGTCGCAACGGCCAAACGCACTAAAACTTCCGAGTCCGGAAGCTATAGTGCGGGAGGCTCCACCGCTCGATGTCAAATTGACATAAACGACGACCCGGAAGATGACGAGGATGTGTTGCCCATTCACGAGTCGGATCGTCCCACCGGGAGGGACAAAGCAAAAAAAGAAGCGGTCGGAAAGCGAAAAGTGTCCGGCTCGAGTGGAGGTGGCGGCTCGAGTGGAGGTAGAGGCGAGAAGGCATCGTCAAAAATGGACGACTTGATAAACGAATTCCGTTCGTTCAAAGAGTTCGCGACCGAAAAGTATAGTCACAAGAAAACCGTGTCGTCCGACTATGCTCGAGCGGAAGATTTTAGGATTATGCGGTTGGATCTCGACTCGGTTCCGGAGGATGAACGTGAGGTTTATCGGAGGATGAAGGAAGAGGTGAAAAAAAAATGGACGTCGTAG
- the LOC110930044 gene encoding ubiquinol oxidase 2, mitochondrial, with the protein MMSRGSTTVVRSVRLFSTGSVIRPVRTGGSEKAVVTSWIRSYSVAGGRNASTMTLGEKEVKEQPDIKDTVAGGGAAAGGEKEKEVVSYWGVQPSKVTKEDGTEWKWNCFRPWETYQADLSIDLKKHHVPKTFLDKFAYWTVKSLRLPTDIFFQRRYGCRAMMLETVAAVPGMVGGMLLHCKSLRRFEHSGGWIKALLEEAENERMHLMTFMEVAKPKWYERALVFTVQGIFFNAYFLAYLASPKLAHRITGYLEEEAIHSYTEFLKELDKGNIENVKAPAIAIDYWRLPADSTLRDVVMVVRADEAHHRDVNHFASDIHYQGLELKDSPAPIGYH; encoded by the exons ATGATGAGTCGCGGATCAACAACTGTTGTCCGATCCGTTCGGCTATTCTCAACCGGTTCCGTGATCCGCCCGGTTCGAACCGGTGGATCTGAAAAGGCGGTGGTGACGTCGTGGATTAGATCGTATTCGGTGGCTGGTGGTCGCAATGCGAGTACAATGACGTTGGGGGAGAAAGAAGTGAAAGAACAGCCGGATATTAAGGATACGGTGGCCGGCGGTGGTGCAGCCGCCGGAggtgagaaagagaaagaggtgGTGAGTTATTGGGGAGTGCAACCGTCGAAAGTTACGAAAGAAGATGGTACTGAGTGGAAGTGGAATTGTTTTAGG CCATGGGAGACGTATCAAGCGGATCTGTCGATTGATTTGAAGAAGCATCATGTTCCGAAGACGTTTTTGGATAAGTTTGCGTACTGGACTGTTAAGTCGCTCCGATTGCCTACTGATATTTTCTTTCAG AGGAGATACGGGTGTCGAGCAATGATGCTTGAAACCGTGGCTGCGGTTCCTGGAATGGTTGGAGGAATGCTTCTTCACTGTAAATCCCTTAGGCGGTTCGAGCACAGTGGTGGATGGATCAAAGCGCTGTTAGAAGAAGCTGAGAATGAGAGAATGCACTTAATGACTTTCATGGAGGTTGCTAAGCCGAAATGGTATGAGCGCGCTCTTGTGTTCACTGTTCAGGGCATATTCTTCAATGCCTACTTTCTTGCGTACCTTGCTTCGCCTAAGTTGGCTCACCGGATCACTGGGTACCTTGAGGAAGAAGCAATCCACTCGTACACTGAGTTCTTGAAGGAGCTTGACAAAGGCAACATAGAAAATGTTAAGGCGCCAGCCATTGCTATTGACTATTGGCGTCTTCCAGCTGATTCGACGCTTCGTGATGTTGTTATGGTTGTGAGAGCAGATGAGGCCCATCATCGTGATGTTAATCACTTTGCTTCG GACATACATTACCAAGGACTCGAGCTTAAGGATTCTCCGGCTCCAATCGGATATCACTGA
- the LOC110932229 gene encoding probable DNA-directed RNA polymerase III subunit rpc6 has protein sequence MSQSQKRKRPESSGLAESDQQVVLNFIKSKGEDATTKRNIQEETKVPTQIVTKCINNLLALSLIKKIPHAQFKGDYYIAAEFKPLNTVSGGEWYLDGKLDTQFINKLKDILGSMVHENLIIEVKSSGHGEYHSIPVGNVCYRCPVGNLKRGPDGGAMASIPCGVCPRIRECTPDGLISPTTCVYYTKWLDF, from the exons ATGAGCCAGTCACAGAAAAGAAAAAGACCAGAATCCAGTGGTCTAGCTGAATCTGACCAGCAAGTGGTACTCAATTTTATCAAAAGCAAAGGCGAAGACGCGACCACGAAACGTAACATACAAGAAGAAACAAAGGTGCCAACCCAAATTGTTACCAAGTGCATCAACAACCTCCTAGCTTTGTCACTGATAAAAAAAATACCACATGCCCAATTCAAAGGCGACTACTACATTGCAGCGGAATTCAAGCCTTTAAACACTGTCAGCGGTGGTGAATGGTATCTCGATGGTAAACTTGATACACAATTCATCAATAAACTCAAAGAT ATATTAGGTAGTATGGTTCATGAAAATTTGATTATTGAGGTTAAGAGCAGTGGGCATGGGGAGTATCATTCGATCCCGGTTGGAAACGTGTGTTATAGGTGTCCTGTAGGAAATCTTAAGCGGGGTCCGGACGGAGGGGCGATGGCTTCGATTCCTTGTGGCGTTTGCCCCCGGATCAGAGAGTGCACACCTGATGGGCTTATATCTCCAACTACTTGTGTTTATTACACTAAATGGTTGGATTTTTGA